A region from the Ictalurus punctatus breed USDA103 chromosome 25, Coco_2.0, whole genome shotgun sequence genome encodes:
- the LOC108257764 gene encoding cytochrome P450 2J2 isoform X2 — MMNINLWNIKLAEKYGDVFSLRWGSEKTVFVSGHKMVKEALITQLDSFADRPVVPLVHKLFNGLGVALSNGYLWKNQRKFIITHIRHFGEGKKTLELSIQQENIFLCDAFKAEQGLFDPQFFLNNAVSNIISALVFGHRFEYHDENFQNILRLDAEAIFLAGSTRSQLYNAFPRLFEYLPGPHQKIFANYAKIIEFLKEEIRKHKEDWDPSNPLDYINSFLLEMEKKKSDPEAVFNVEMLLAAMVDMFEAGTETTATTIRWGLLFMMKYPEIQKKVQAEIDKVIGQSRQVSMADKPNMPYTEAVIHEIQRMGNIVPLGLPKMASKDTVLGGFFIPKGTTVTTNLSSVLNDKNEWETPGTFNPGHFLDDQGQFLKKDAFLPFSAGKRSCLGEQLARMELFLFFTSLLQCFTFSPGPGDDLSLEGQMGLTYAPRPYSMCVTPR, encoded by the exons ATGATGAACATAAACTTGTGGAACATAAAG CTTGCTGAGAAGTATGGAGATGTTTTCAGCCTGCGTTGGGGCAGTGAGAAAACTGTGTTTGTCTCTGGACATAAAATGGTGAAGGAGGCTCTCATTACTCAGCTGGACAGCTTTGCAGACCGACCTGTTGTCCCTCTCGTTCACAAACTCTTTAATGGACTTG GTGTTGCTCTCAGTAATGGGTACCTGTGGAAAAACCAGAGGAAGTTTATCATCACACACATACGCCACTTTGGTGAAGGGAAGAAGACCCTAGAGCTGAGTATCCAGCAGGAGAACATCTTTCTGTGTGATGCTTTCAAAGCAGAACAGG GTCTTTTTGATCCCCAGTTTTTCCTCAACAACGCAGTCTCAAACATCATCTCCGCACTAGTTTTCGGTCATCGCTTTGAATACCATGATGAGAATTTCCAGAATATCTTGCGTTTGGATGCTGAAGCTATCTTTCTGGCAGGTTCTACCCGATCTCAG CTGTATAATGCCTTCCCTCGCCTCTTTGAATACCTTCCTGGTCCGCATCAGAAGATTTTTGCTAACTACGCAAAAATAATAGAGTTCCtaaaagaagaaataagaaAACACAAGGAGGACTGGGATCCCTCGAATCCTCTGGATTACATCAACAGTTTCCTTCTAGAAATGGAAAag aaaaagaGTGATCCTGAAGCTGTGTTTAATGTTGAGATGTTATTGGCTGCAATGGTGGACATGTTTGAAGCAGGGACAGAAACCACAGCCACTACAATACGCTGGGGTCTTCTCTTCATGATGAAGTACCCTGAGATACAGA AAAAGGTACAGGCAGAGATAGACAAAGTGATTGGACAGTCACGCCAGGTCAGCATGGCTGACAAACCCAACATGCCCTACACTGAGGCTGTTATTCATGAGATTCAAAGGATGGGCAACATTGTTCCTCTTGGTTTACCCAAGATGGCTTCTAAAGATACTGTACTGGGTGGATTCTTCATACCAAAG GGCACAACTGTGACTACAAACCTATCGTCTGTGCTTAATGACAAGAACGAGTGGGAAACACCAGGCACGTTTAACCCAGGACACTTTCTGGATGATCAAGGCCAGTTCCTGAAGAAGGATGCTTTCCTTCCCTTTTCAGCAG GTAAGAGATCATGTCTGGGGGAGCAGCTGGCTCGTATGGAGCTCTTCCTGTTCTTCACCTCTCTGTTGCAGTGCTTTACCTTCTCCCCTGGTCCTGGAGACGATCTCAGCTTGGAAGGCCAGATGGGCTTAACATATGCACCCAGACCCTACAGCATGTGTGTCACCCCACGCTAA
- the LOC108257761 gene encoding tripartite motif-containing protein 16 isoform X1 codes for MAEASISIDQEHFSCSICLNLLKEPVTTPCGHSFCMVCINGFWDSDAEKKAYSCPQCRETFAPRPVLRKSNVLTEIIDKLQETEQQTSFAQALGVISTEDQDVECDSCIGVKGKAVKSCLTCLASYCDTHIQAHHESPAFKKHMLITAVSNLQEKTCVQHNKLLDVFCRKDQRVICNQCSMVKHSDHDTVPVQEEWMEKKKYFEDLQQKYQNRLESREKTLLELKDLIEAYKRSAQEAVEDSERIFAELLLSIEKRRSEVTELIRAQEKAELAQTAEVLKQLEQEIADLKKRQAELEKLSQTSGYVHFLQRFQFLSPKLETADSFKVTFNHQWSFENFKKSVIQLKEEVEDFCKEKVEKVSENVAVFDQIIIMPEPETREEFLKYSCALSLDPNTANYYLELSNDDTHVSCDNKQYEYPDHPKRFTSWQQVLCKQSVPLRSYWEAEVDGENGVSIAVSYKGINRKGSEKECRFGHNTQSWRLVRYPKKYCFWQNDTKTYVSGPISKRIGVYLDQKAGTLSFYSVSNKMTLIHKVTTTFTQPLYAGFGIGTGSSAKICLQVSEAKMAAAECLKKK; via the exons ATGGCAGAAGCCAGTATTTCAATCGATCAGGAGCATTTTAGTTGTTCGATCTGTTTGAATCTACTGAAGGAGCCAGTGACTACTCCATGTGGACACAGCTTCTGCATGGTGTGTATTAATGGGTTTTGGGATTCAGACGCTGAGAAGAAAGCCTACAGCTGTCCACAGTGCAGAGAGACTTTTGCTCCAAGGCCTGTCCTTCGCAAAAGCAATGTGCTGACTGAGATTATTGACAAACTGCAAGAGACTGAACAGCAAACATCTTTTGCTCAAGCTTTAGGTGTCATTTCCACTGAAGATCAGGATGTGGAATGTGATTCTTGCATTGGTGTGAAAGGGAAAGCTGTGAAGTCCTGCCTGACATGCCTGGCTTCATACTGCGACACACATATTCAGGCTCATCATGAATCTCCCGCTTTCAAGAAGCACATGCTCATCACAGCCGTGAGTAACCTCCAGGAGAAAACGTGTGTTCAACATAACAAGCTTCTTGACGTTTTCTGCCGCAAGGATCAGAGAGTGATTTGCAACCAGTGTTCGATGGTCAAACACAGCGATCATGATACAGTCCCAGTTCAAGAGGAGTGGATGGAAAAAAAG AAGTACTTTGAAGATCTACAACAAAAATATCAGAATAGACTTGAGAGCAGAGAGAAGACATTGCTGGAGCTAAAGGACTTGATAGAGGCTTACAAG CGCTCTGCACAGGAAGCGGTGGAGGACAGTGAGAGAATCTTTGCTGAGCTGCTCCTCTCTATTGAGAAAAGACGATCCGAGGTGACGGAactgatcagagctcaggagaaagCTGAACTGGCTCAAACTGCAGAAGTACTGAAGCAGCTGGAGCAGGAGATTGCTGACCTGAAGAAAAGACAAGCTGAGCTGGAGAAGTTGTCGCAGACCAGCGGATATGTCCATTTCCTCCAG AGATTTCAGTTCCTGAGTCCTAAACTGGAAACTGCTGACTCTTTTAAGGTTACTTTCAATCACCAGTGGTCATTTGagaattttaagaaatctgTAATCCAACTCAAGGAGGAAGTAGAAGACTTCTGCAAGGAAAAGGTTGAGAAAGTTTCTGAAAATG taGCTGTCTTTGACCAGATCATTATAATGCCTGAGCCAGAGACCAGAGAGGAATTCCTGAAAT attctTGTGCGCTATCTCTTGATCCCAACACAGCAAACTATTACCTTGAGCTGTCAAATGATGACACGCACGTGTCATGTGATAATAAACAGTATGAATACCCTGATCATCCCAAGCGATTTACATCCTGGCAACAAGTGCTCTGTAAGCAGAGTGTGCCTCTGCGTAGTTACTGGGAGGCTGAGGTAGATGGTGAAAACGGAGTTTCCATTGCTGTGTCTTATAAAGGCATCAACAGAAAAGGATCTGAAAAGGAGTGTCGTTTTGGACATAATACACAGTCATGGAGATTAGTTCGATATCCTAAAAAATACTGTTTCTGGCAGAATGATACCAAGACTTATGTCTCTGGTCCAATATCCAAAAGAATTGGGGTCTATCTTGATCAAAAGgcaggaactctgtccttctacagtGTATCTAATAAAATGACCCTAATTCATAAAGTCACAACCACATTCACTCAGCCCCTGTATGCTGGGTTTGGTATAGGTACTGGCTCCTCTGCAAAGATTTGCCTTCAAGTCTCAGAAGCTAAAATGGCTGCTGCTGAGTGTTTGAAGAAAAAATGA
- the LOC108257761 gene encoding tripartite motif-containing protein 16 isoform X2 produces the protein MAEASISIDQEHFSCSICLNLLKEPVTTPCGHSFCMVCINGFWDSDAEKKAYSCPQCRETFAPRPVLRKSNVLTEIIDKLQETEQQTSFAQALGVISTEDQDVECDSCIGVKGKAVKSCLTCLASYCDTHIQAHHESPAFKKHMLITAVSNLQEKTCVQHNKLLDVFCRKDQRVICNQCSMVKHSDHDTVPVQEEWMEKKKYFEDLQQKYQNRLESREKTLLELKDLIEAYKRSAQEAVEDSERIFAELLLSIEKRRSEVTELIRAQEKAELAQTAEVLKQLEQEIADLKKRQAELEKLSQTSGYVHFLQRFQFLSPKLETADSFKVTFNHQWSFENFKKSVIQLKEEVEDFCKEKVEKVSENAVFDQIIIMPEPETREEFLKYSCALSLDPNTANYYLELSNDDTHVSCDNKQYEYPDHPKRFTSWQQVLCKQSVPLRSYWEAEVDGENGVSIAVSYKGINRKGSEKECRFGHNTQSWRLVRYPKKYCFWQNDTKTYVSGPISKRIGVYLDQKAGTLSFYSVSNKMTLIHKVTTTFTQPLYAGFGIGTGSSAKICLQVSEAKMAAAECLKKK, from the exons ATGGCAGAAGCCAGTATTTCAATCGATCAGGAGCATTTTAGTTGTTCGATCTGTTTGAATCTACTGAAGGAGCCAGTGACTACTCCATGTGGACACAGCTTCTGCATGGTGTGTATTAATGGGTTTTGGGATTCAGACGCTGAGAAGAAAGCCTACAGCTGTCCACAGTGCAGAGAGACTTTTGCTCCAAGGCCTGTCCTTCGCAAAAGCAATGTGCTGACTGAGATTATTGACAAACTGCAAGAGACTGAACAGCAAACATCTTTTGCTCAAGCTTTAGGTGTCATTTCCACTGAAGATCAGGATGTGGAATGTGATTCTTGCATTGGTGTGAAAGGGAAAGCTGTGAAGTCCTGCCTGACATGCCTGGCTTCATACTGCGACACACATATTCAGGCTCATCATGAATCTCCCGCTTTCAAGAAGCACATGCTCATCACAGCCGTGAGTAACCTCCAGGAGAAAACGTGTGTTCAACATAACAAGCTTCTTGACGTTTTCTGCCGCAAGGATCAGAGAGTGATTTGCAACCAGTGTTCGATGGTCAAACACAGCGATCATGATACAGTCCCAGTTCAAGAGGAGTGGATGGAAAAAAAG AAGTACTTTGAAGATCTACAACAAAAATATCAGAATAGACTTGAGAGCAGAGAGAAGACATTGCTGGAGCTAAAGGACTTGATAGAGGCTTACAAG CGCTCTGCACAGGAAGCGGTGGAGGACAGTGAGAGAATCTTTGCTGAGCTGCTCCTCTCTATTGAGAAAAGACGATCCGAGGTGACGGAactgatcagagctcaggagaaagCTGAACTGGCTCAAACTGCAGAAGTACTGAAGCAGCTGGAGCAGGAGATTGCTGACCTGAAGAAAAGACAAGCTGAGCTGGAGAAGTTGTCGCAGACCAGCGGATATGTCCATTTCCTCCAG AGATTTCAGTTCCTGAGTCCTAAACTGGAAACTGCTGACTCTTTTAAGGTTACTTTCAATCACCAGTGGTCATTTGagaattttaagaaatctgTAATCCAACTCAAGGAGGAAGTAGAAGACTTCTGCAAGGAAAAGGTTGAGAAAGTTTCTGAAAATG CTGTCTTTGACCAGATCATTATAATGCCTGAGCCAGAGACCAGAGAGGAATTCCTGAAAT attctTGTGCGCTATCTCTTGATCCCAACACAGCAAACTATTACCTTGAGCTGTCAAATGATGACACGCACGTGTCATGTGATAATAAACAGTATGAATACCCTGATCATCCCAAGCGATTTACATCCTGGCAACAAGTGCTCTGTAAGCAGAGTGTGCCTCTGCGTAGTTACTGGGAGGCTGAGGTAGATGGTGAAAACGGAGTTTCCATTGCTGTGTCTTATAAAGGCATCAACAGAAAAGGATCTGAAAAGGAGTGTCGTTTTGGACATAATACACAGTCATGGAGATTAGTTCGATATCCTAAAAAATACTGTTTCTGGCAGAATGATACCAAGACTTATGTCTCTGGTCCAATATCCAAAAGAATTGGGGTCTATCTTGATCAAAAGgcaggaactctgtccttctacagtGTATCTAATAAAATGACCCTAATTCATAAAGTCACAACCACATTCACTCAGCCCCTGTATGCTGGGTTTGGTATAGGTACTGGCTCCTCTGCAAAGATTTGCCTTCAAGTCTCAGAAGCTAAAATGGCTGCTGCTGAGTGTTTGAAGAAAAAATGA
- the LOC108257767 gene encoding cytochrome P450 2J2 — protein sequence MILHYLVEYLDFKSWLLGFFLFLLLVDIIRSKNPSNFPPGPWPLPFVGNIFTGLDFKTIDKLAEKYGNVFSLRWGSEKTVFISGHKMVKEALITQLDSFADRPVVPLFHKLFNGLGVALSNGYLWKNQRKFIITHLRHFGEGKKTLELSIQQENIFLCDAFKAEQGLFDPQFFLNNAVSNIISALVFGHRFEYHDENFQNILRLDAEAIFLAGSTRSQLYNAFPRLFEYLPGPHQKIFANYAKIIEFLKEEIRKHKEDWDPSNPRDYIDSFLLEMEKKKSDPEAGFNVEMLLAAMLDMLEAGTESTATTIRWGLLFMMKYPEIQKKVQAEIDKVIGQSRQASMVDKPNMPYTEAVIHEIQRMGNIVPLGFPKMASKDTVLGGFFIPKGTTVTTNLSSVLNDKNEWETPDMFNPGHFQDDQGQFLKKDAFLPFSAGKRSCVGEQLARMELFLFFTSLLQCFTFSPGPGDELSLEGQLGFTYAPRPYCMCVTPR from the exons ATGATATTACACTACTTAGTGGAATACCTTGATTTTAAGAGCTGGCTTTTAggattttttcttttcctacTACTTGTTGATATCATCAGGAGCAAAAATCCATCCAATTTTCCACCAGGACCATGGCCCCTACCTTTTGTCGGAAACATTTTCACTGGGCTTGACTTTAAAACAATAGACAAG CTTGCTGAGAAGTATGGAAACGTTTTCAGCCTGCGTTGGGGCAGTGAGAaaactgtgtttatttctgGACATAAAATGGTGAAGGAGGCTCTCATTACTCAGCTGGACAGCTTTGCAGACCGACCTGTTGTCCCTCTCTTTCACAAACTCTTTAATGGACTTg GTGTTGCTCTCAGTAATGGGTACCTGTGGAAAAACCAGAGGAAGTTTATCATCACACACCTACGCCACTTTGGTGAAGGGAAGAAGACCCTAGAGCTGAGTATCCAGCAGGAGAACATCTTTCTGTGTGATGCTTTCAAAGCAGAACAGG GTCTTTTTGATCCCCAGTTTTTCCTCAACAACGCAGTCTCAAACATCATCTCCGCACTAGTTTTCGGTCATCGCTTTGAATACCATGATGAGAATTTCCAGAATATCTTGCGTTTGGATGCTGAAGCTATCTTTCTGGCAGGTTCTACCCGATCTCAG CTGTATAATGCCTTCCCTCGCCTCTTTGAATACCTTCCTGGTCCGCATCAGAAGATTTTTGCCAACTACGCAAAAATAATAGAGTTCCtaaaagaagaaataagaaAACACAAGGAGGACTGGGATCCCTCAAATCCTCGGGATTACATCGACAGTTTCCTTCTAGAAATGGAAAAG aaaaagaGTGATCCTGAAGCTGGATTTAATGTTGAGATGTTATTGGCTGCAATGCTGGACATGCTTGAAGCAGGGACAGAAAGCACAGCCACTACAATACGCTGGGGTCTTCTCTTCATGATGAAGTACCCTGAGATACAGA AAAAGGTACAGGCAGAGATAGACAAAGTTATTGGACAGTCACGCCAAGCCAGCATGGTCGACAAACCCAACATGCCCTATACTGAAGCTGTTATTCATGAGATTCAAAGGATGGGCAACATTGTGCCTCTGGGTTTCCCCAAGATGGCTTCTAAAGATACTGTACTGGGTGGATTCTTCATACCAAAG GGCACAACTGTGACTACAAACCTATCGTCTGTGCTTAATGACAAGAACGAGTGGGAAACGCCAGACATGTTTAACCCAGGACACTTTCAGGATGATCAAGGCCAGTTCCTGAAGAAGGATGCTTTCCTTCCCTTTTCAGCAG GTAAGAGATCATGTGTGGGGGAGCAGCTGGCTCGTATGGAGCTCTTCCTGTTTTTCACCTCTCTGTTGCAGTGCTTTACCTTCTCCCCTGGTCCTGGAGACGAGCTCAGCTTGGAAGGCCAGCTGGGCTTCACATATGCACCCAGACCTTACTGCATGTGTGTCACCCCACGCTAA
- the LOC108257764 gene encoding cytochrome P450 2J2 isoform X1, with the protein MILHYLVEYLDFKSWLLGFFLFLLLLDIIRNKNPSNFPPGPWPLPFVGNIFTGLDFKTIDKLAEKYGDVFSLRWGSEKTVFVSGHKMVKEALITQLDSFADRPVVPLVHKLFNGLGVALSNGYLWKNQRKFIITHIRHFGEGKKTLELSIQQENIFLCDAFKAEQGLFDPQFFLNNAVSNIISALVFGHRFEYHDENFQNILRLDAEAIFLAGSTRSQLYNAFPRLFEYLPGPHQKIFANYAKIIEFLKEEIRKHKEDWDPSNPLDYINSFLLEMEKKKSDPEAVFNVEMLLAAMVDMFEAGTETTATTIRWGLLFMMKYPEIQKKVQAEIDKVIGQSRQVSMADKPNMPYTEAVIHEIQRMGNIVPLGLPKMASKDTVLGGFFIPKGTTVTTNLSSVLNDKNEWETPGTFNPGHFLDDQGQFLKKDAFLPFSAGKRSCLGEQLARMELFLFFTSLLQCFTFSPGPGDDLSLEGQMGLTYAPRPYSMCVTPR; encoded by the exons ATGATATTACACTACTTAGTGGAATACCTTGATTTTAAGAGCTGGCTTTTAggattttttcttttcctacTACTTCTTGATATCATCAGGAACAAAAATCCATCCAATTTTCCACCAGGACCATGGCCCCTACCTTTTGTGGGAAACATTTTCACTGGGCTTGACTTTAAAACAATAGACAAG CTTGCTGAGAAGTATGGAGATGTTTTCAGCCTGCGTTGGGGCAGTGAGAAAACTGTGTTTGTCTCTGGACATAAAATGGTGAAGGAGGCTCTCATTACTCAGCTGGACAGCTTTGCAGACCGACCTGTTGTCCCTCTCGTTCACAAACTCTTTAATGGACTTG GTGTTGCTCTCAGTAATGGGTACCTGTGGAAAAACCAGAGGAAGTTTATCATCACACACATACGCCACTTTGGTGAAGGGAAGAAGACCCTAGAGCTGAGTATCCAGCAGGAGAACATCTTTCTGTGTGATGCTTTCAAAGCAGAACAGG GTCTTTTTGATCCCCAGTTTTTCCTCAACAACGCAGTCTCAAACATCATCTCCGCACTAGTTTTCGGTCATCGCTTTGAATACCATGATGAGAATTTCCAGAATATCTTGCGTTTGGATGCTGAAGCTATCTTTCTGGCAGGTTCTACCCGATCTCAG CTGTATAATGCCTTCCCTCGCCTCTTTGAATACCTTCCTGGTCCGCATCAGAAGATTTTTGCTAACTACGCAAAAATAATAGAGTTCCtaaaagaagaaataagaaAACACAAGGAGGACTGGGATCCCTCGAATCCTCTGGATTACATCAACAGTTTCCTTCTAGAAATGGAAAag aaaaagaGTGATCCTGAAGCTGTGTTTAATGTTGAGATGTTATTGGCTGCAATGGTGGACATGTTTGAAGCAGGGACAGAAACCACAGCCACTACAATACGCTGGGGTCTTCTCTTCATGATGAAGTACCCTGAGATACAGA AAAAGGTACAGGCAGAGATAGACAAAGTGATTGGACAGTCACGCCAGGTCAGCATGGCTGACAAACCCAACATGCCCTACACTGAGGCTGTTATTCATGAGATTCAAAGGATGGGCAACATTGTTCCTCTTGGTTTACCCAAGATGGCTTCTAAAGATACTGTACTGGGTGGATTCTTCATACCAAAG GGCACAACTGTGACTACAAACCTATCGTCTGTGCTTAATGACAAGAACGAGTGGGAAACACCAGGCACGTTTAACCCAGGACACTTTCTGGATGATCAAGGCCAGTTCCTGAAGAAGGATGCTTTCCTTCCCTTTTCAGCAG GTAAGAGATCATGTCTGGGGGAGCAGCTGGCTCGTATGGAGCTCTTCCTGTTCTTCACCTCTCTGTTGCAGTGCTTTACCTTCTCCCCTGGTCCTGGAGACGATCTCAGCTTGGAAGGCCAGATGGGCTTAACATATGCACCCAGACCCTACAGCATGTGTGTCACCCCACGCTAA